One Arthrobacter sp. StoSoilB20 DNA segment encodes these proteins:
- a CDS encoding cupin domain-containing protein: MKALPVEPSNVPVAIGSRIRAARQAQRLTIEQVADATGLTKGFLSRVERDLTSPSVASLVTLCQVLSVSVGDLFAAPETHLTKRDDGPRISLGGQGIVERLLTARSERRLQILQATIEPRGRGENELYAVDCDVDVLHVVKGRIKLILTNEEYDLEEGDTLSFPGREPHTWINPTDETVEVLWVLVPAASR; the protein is encoded by the coding sequence ATGAAGGCTCTCCCCGTTGAACCGAGCAATGTACCCGTTGCCATCGGTTCCAGAATCCGCGCAGCCCGGCAGGCGCAGCGACTCACCATCGAGCAAGTGGCGGACGCTACCGGGCTGACCAAGGGCTTCCTCAGCCGTGTGGAGCGCGATCTGACATCGCCGTCGGTCGCTTCCCTGGTCACCCTGTGCCAGGTGTTGTCGGTCTCGGTTGGCGACTTGTTCGCCGCCCCGGAAACGCACCTGACCAAGCGCGACGACGGCCCCCGCATCTCCCTGGGTGGCCAAGGCATCGTGGAGCGGTTGCTGACGGCACGTTCGGAGCGCCGCCTCCAGATTCTGCAGGCCACCATCGAACCTCGGGGCCGTGGGGAAAACGAGCTCTACGCCGTGGATTGCGATGTGGATGTCCTGCATGTGGTCAAAGGCCGCATCAAGCTGATTCTGACCAACGAGGAGTACGACCTCGAAGAAGGGGACACGCTCTCCTTCCCCGGCCGTGAACCCCACACGTGGATCAACCCCACGGACGAGACCGTCGAGGTGCTCTGGGTTTTGGTGCCAGCGGCGAGCCGGTAG
- a CDS encoding DUF559 domain-containing protein translates to MDALQYLQKVGGVARTGQLLAAGYSRTDVARLPTQGAGQPRRGVFMLKDCRAEFAAAIRNNAKVTCASAAGHYGLWLRRPPERHHLACNHGHGSGFVRHRTVRFDGDPTLPVAGVEDAVIHSLGCLEPNAAAAMAVSAVRLHGVPLALLREELSADKSRPALVILQELDLRAESIVEVDAQYLFKAHGIGYDAQVQLPGIGRVDFLIEGMLIVEVDGFAFHADRASLRRDLFRNNASTLKGFSVLRYPPEAIWYEPGRVIAEIRAVLKRLRDVPPRFVSS, encoded by the coding sequence ATGGATGCTCTCCAGTACCTCCAAAAAGTAGGCGGCGTGGCCCGGACCGGGCAACTCCTGGCCGCAGGCTACTCTCGTACGGACGTTGCCCGGCTGCCCACCCAGGGAGCCGGGCAACCGCGCCGTGGCGTCTTCATGCTCAAGGACTGCAGGGCGGAATTTGCCGCGGCGATCCGGAACAACGCCAAAGTGACGTGCGCGAGCGCCGCCGGCCACTACGGCCTGTGGCTCAGGAGGCCGCCCGAACGGCACCACTTGGCGTGTAACCACGGCCATGGATCAGGTTTCGTGCGGCACCGGACCGTGAGGTTCGACGGCGATCCAACACTTCCCGTCGCGGGCGTGGAGGATGCCGTGATTCACTCGCTCGGATGCCTCGAGCCCAACGCCGCAGCAGCAATGGCGGTTTCGGCTGTTCGGCTTCACGGAGTGCCCTTGGCCCTGCTGCGGGAGGAACTCTCTGCAGACAAGTCGCGGCCGGCTCTGGTGATCCTTCAAGAACTCGATCTGCGGGCCGAATCCATCGTGGAAGTTGACGCCCAGTACCTGTTCAAAGCCCACGGGATTGGCTATGACGCCCAGGTGCAACTCCCAGGCATCGGCCGCGTGGACTTCCTGATCGAAGGAATGCTCATTGTGGAGGTGGACGGCTTCGCTTTCCATGCGGACCGGGCTTCCCTGCGCCGGGACCTGTTCCGGAACAACGCGTCCACACTCAAGGGATTCTCTGTCCTTCGCTATCCGCCGGAGGCAATCTGGTACGAACCGGGCCGGGTTATTGCGGAAATCCGGGCAGTCTTGAAAAGGCTTCGCGACGTTCCTCCCCGGTTCGTCAGCAGCTGA